One genomic window of Indioceanicola profundi includes the following:
- a CDS encoding glycine--tRNA ligase subunit alpha, which produces MAAGDTGRKPLSFQGVILTLQQFWSEQGCTILQPYDMEVGAGTFHPATTLRALGPDAWNAAYVQPSRRPKDGRYGENPNRLQHYYQFQVIMKPSPADIQELYLKSLVALGIDPALHDIRFVEDDWESPTLGAWGLGWEVWCDGMEVTQFTYFQQVGGIECNPVAAELTYGLERLAMYIQGVENVYDLDYNGRGVTYGEVFHRAEQEFSAHNFEHADTDMLFRHFQDAEKECKALLAAGLALPAYDQCIKASHRFNLLDARGVISVVERQSYILRVRELAKACCDVWLADRYRKEIYRPVGAA; this is translated from the coding sequence ATGGCGGCCGGCGACACGGGCAGGAAGCCCCTCAGCTTTCAGGGTGTGATCCTCACCCTCCAGCAATTCTGGTCCGAACAGGGCTGCACCATCCTGCAGCCCTACGACATGGAGGTGGGCGCGGGTACGTTCCACCCGGCGACCACCCTGCGGGCGTTGGGTCCGGACGCCTGGAACGCCGCCTATGTCCAGCCCTCGCGCCGTCCCAAGGATGGCCGCTATGGCGAGAACCCGAACCGGCTTCAGCATTATTATCAGTTCCAGGTGATCATGAAGCCATCGCCGGCGGACATCCAGGAACTGTACCTGAAGTCGCTGGTGGCGCTGGGCATTGATCCCGCCCTGCACGACATCCGCTTCGTCGAGGATGACTGGGAAAGCCCGACCCTGGGCGCCTGGGGCCTGGGCTGGGAGGTCTGGTGCGACGGGATGGAGGTGACGCAGTTCACCTATTTCCAGCAGGTCGGCGGCATCGAGTGCAATCCCGTGGCGGCCGAGCTGACCTACGGGCTGGAGCGGCTGGCCATGTATATCCAGGGCGTCGAGAACGTCTACGACCTGGATTACAACGGCCGCGGCGTCACCTATGGCGAGGTGTTCCACCGCGCCGAACAGGAATTCAGCGCCCACAACTTCGAGCATGCCGACACCGACATGCTGTTCCGCCACTTCCAGGATGCGGAGAAGGAGTGCAAGGCGCTGCTGGCGGCGGGGCTCGCCCTGCCGGCCTATGATCAGTGCATCAAGGCCAGCCACCGCTTCAACCTGCTGGACGCCCGCGGCGTGATCTCCGTGGTGGAGCGGCAGAGCTATATCCTGCGCGTCCGCGAACTGGCCAAGGCCTGCTGCGACGTATGGCTGGCCGACAGGTACCGCAAAGAAATCTACCGGCCGGTGGGGGCCGCCTGA
- the glyS gene encoding glycine--tRNA ligase subunit beta: MAELLIELFMEEIPARMQARAAEDFRKLVTDKLAAAGLVFEGAEAHSTPRRLALVVRGLPTRQADVREEKKGPRVGSPEQALQGFLRGAGLTDIGQAEVRDTGKGEFYFAVIEKKGQETITVLPALIDSAMRELPWPKSMRWGANSLNWVRPLHGILALFDGQVVPGSLTLGVQEPAPEQSDGNVCLAGEPTRTAIAYGDTTRGHRFLAPDAVQVAGFDDYKAKLFAANVVLDREERKRLILEAAERLAAGEGLVLKSDPGLLDEVAGLVEWPVAYVGRIDDRFMDVPAEVLTTSMRTHQRYFALETKKGALAPRFIVIANRPTVDGGKAVVAGNERVLRARLSDAKFFWDLDRATPLEDQRAKLADIKFHDKLGTVLERVDRIERLAAEIAGALNLDAATVDKVRTAARLCKSDLVTGVVGEFPEVQGILGGYIAKAQGLPAEVADAIADHYKPQGPSDRVPTDPVAICVAVAEKIDTLVGFFGIDEKPTGSRDPFALRRAALGVIRLVVENGLRVKLGKAFAAALRALDAQETPSYHLHFAYHAKHREERGPRTGEAVLESEIIPEVSRDLQDFFADRLKVALKEQGVRHDLIDAVFALGGQDDLVLLLKRVEALAGFVTSEDGANLLVAYRRAANILRIEEKKDGRSYGQQKADPMLLAQGQPEEQALFGALNDAAAELEPLLAAEDFTGAMRLLSGLRAPVDAFFDKVTVNVDDADLRANRLRLLSTIRDTLNSVADFSRIEG, encoded by the coding sequence ATGGCCGAACTTCTGATCGAACTCTTCATGGAAGAGATCCCGGCCCGCATGCAGGCGCGTGCGGCGGAGGATTTCCGCAAGCTGGTCACCGACAAGCTCGCCGCCGCCGGTCTGGTCTTCGAGGGGGCGGAGGCGCACAGCACTCCGCGCCGCCTCGCCCTCGTCGTGCGCGGCCTGCCCACCCGGCAGGCGGATGTGCGGGAGGAGAAGAAGGGGCCCCGCGTCGGCTCGCCCGAACAGGCGCTCCAGGGCTTCCTGCGCGGCGCCGGCCTGACCGACATCGGGCAGGCGGAGGTGCGCGACACCGGCAAGGGCGAGTTCTATTTCGCCGTGATCGAGAAGAAGGGGCAGGAGACGATCACCGTCCTTCCCGCCCTGATCGACTCTGCGATGCGGGAGCTGCCCTGGCCGAAATCCATGCGCTGGGGTGCGAACAGTCTGAACTGGGTGCGCCCGCTGCACGGCATCCTGGCCCTGTTCGACGGGCAGGTGGTGCCCGGCAGCCTGACGCTGGGCGTGCAGGAGCCGGCGCCCGAACAGTCCGACGGCAATGTCTGCCTGGCGGGGGAGCCGACGCGCACCGCCATCGCCTATGGCGACACCACCCGCGGCCACCGCTTCCTGGCCCCCGATGCCGTCCAGGTCGCCGGCTTCGACGACTACAAGGCCAAGCTGTTCGCCGCCAACGTCGTGCTGGACCGGGAGGAGCGCAAGCGCCTGATCCTGGAGGCGGCGGAGCGGCTGGCGGCGGGCGAGGGGCTGGTGCTGAAGTCCGATCCCGGCCTGCTGGACGAGGTGGCAGGGCTGGTGGAATGGCCGGTCGCCTATGTCGGCCGCATCGACGACCGGTTCATGGACGTGCCGGCCGAGGTGCTGACCACCTCCATGCGTACCCACCAGCGTTATTTCGCCCTCGAAACGAAGAAGGGCGCGCTTGCGCCGCGCTTCATCGTCATCGCCAACCGACCCACGGTGGACGGCGGCAAGGCGGTGGTGGCGGGGAATGAGCGCGTGCTGCGCGCCCGCCTCTCCGACGCCAAGTTCTTCTGGGACCTGGACCGCGCGACGCCGCTGGAGGACCAGCGCGCCAAGCTGGCCGACATCAAGTTCCACGACAAGCTGGGCACGGTGCTGGAGCGCGTGGATCGGATCGAGAGGCTGGCGGCGGAGATCGCCGGCGCGCTGAACCTCGACGCGGCCACGGTGGACAAGGTCCGCACCGCCGCCCGTCTCTGCAAATCCGACCTCGTCACCGGCGTGGTGGGCGAGTTCCCGGAGGTGCAGGGCATCCTCGGCGGCTACATCGCCAAGGCGCAGGGCCTGCCGGCCGAGGTGGCCGACGCCATCGCCGACCACTACAAGCCCCAGGGGCCGAGCGACCGCGTTCCCACCGACCCCGTCGCCATCTGCGTGGCGGTGGCGGAGAAGATCGACACGCTGGTCGGCTTCTTCGGCATCGACGAGAAGCCTACGGGTTCACGCGACCCGTTCGCGTTGCGTCGTGCCGCGCTGGGCGTGATCCGGCTGGTGGTGGAGAATGGGCTGCGGGTGAAGTTGGGCAAGGCATTCGCTGCTGCGTTGCGCGCGCTGGATGCGCAAGAGACGCCTTCCTACCATCTTCATTTCGCTTACCATGCGAAACACCGAGAAGAACGCGGCCCGAGAACAGGTGAAGCTGTTCTGGAGAGCGAAATTATTCCTGAAGTGTCTAGGGATCTTCAGGACTTCTTCGCCGACCGTCTTAAGGTCGCGCTGAAGGAGCAGGGCGTCCGCCATGACCTCATCGATGCGGTATTCGCGTTGGGCGGTCAGGACGATCTCGTGCTGCTGCTGAAGCGGGTGGAGGCGCTGGCCGGGTTCGTGACGTCGGAGGATGGGGCGAACCTGCTGGTGGCCTATCGCCGCGCCGCCAACATCCTGCGCATCGAGGAGAAGAAGGACGGCCGGAGCTATGGGCAGCAGAAGGCCGACCCGATGCTGCTGGCCCAGGGCCAGCCGGAGGAGCAGGCGCTGTTCGGGGCGCTGAACGACGCCGCGGCGGAGTTGGAGCCGCTGCTGGCGGCGGAGGATTTCACCGGGGCCATGCGGCTGCTGTCCGGCCTTCGCGCACCGGTGGATGCCTTCTTCGACAAGGTCACGGTGAATGTGGATGATGCCGATCTGCGCGCCAATCGTCTGCGCCTGCTCTCCACCATCCGCGACACGCTGAACAGCGTCGCCGACTTCTCCCGGATCGAAGGCTGA
- the ald gene encoding alanine dehydrogenase, giving the protein MLVGVPKEIKNHEYRVGLIPGNVRQLTVHGHQVIVQKDAGTAIGLTDDQYVAAGATIVDSAEEIFARADMIVKVKEPQPNECRMLRPGQVLFTYLHLAPDPDQTKLLQDSGAICIAYETVTDRNGGLPLLAPMSEVAGRMSIQAGAHCLEKSYGGIGILLGGVPGTPPAKVVVIGGGVVGTNAARMAIGLEAHVTVLDKSLDRLRALDLQFGRRLNTVYSNVETVEQHVLEADLVIGAVLVPGAEAPKVVTRELVGRMKPGSVLVDVAIDQGGCFETSKPTTHADPTYVVDGVIHYCVANMPGAVARTSTFALNNATAPFVLALADKGWSQALADDVHLRNGLNVFKGKLTHPGIAHLGQVVAPETVLG; this is encoded by the coding sequence ATGCTCGTCGGCGTGCCGAAGGAGATCAAGAATCACGAGTACCGGGTGGGTCTGATCCCGGGCAATGTGCGTCAGCTCACCGTCCATGGTCATCAGGTCATCGTCCAGAAGGACGCCGGTACGGCCATCGGCCTGACGGACGACCAGTATGTCGCCGCCGGCGCCACCATCGTGGACTCGGCCGAGGAGATTTTCGCCCGCGCCGACATGATCGTGAAGGTGAAGGAGCCGCAGCCGAACGAGTGCCGCATGCTCCGGCCCGGCCAGGTCCTGTTCACCTACCTGCATCTGGCCCCTGATCCGGACCAGACCAAGCTGCTTCAGGACTCCGGCGCCATCTGCATCGCCTATGAGACGGTGACCGACCGCAATGGCGGCCTGCCCCTGCTGGCCCCGATGAGCGAGGTCGCCGGCCGCATGTCCATCCAGGCCGGCGCACATTGCCTGGAGAAGAGCTATGGCGGCATCGGCATCCTGCTGGGCGGCGTGCCCGGCACCCCGCCGGCCAAGGTGGTGGTGATCGGCGGCGGCGTCGTCGGCACCAATGCCGCCCGCATGGCCATCGGGCTGGAAGCGCATGTCACCGTGCTGGACAAGTCGCTGGACCGGCTGCGCGCCCTGGACCTGCAGTTCGGCCGCCGCCTGAACACCGTCTATTCCAATGTGGAGACGGTGGAGCAGCATGTGCTGGAGGCCGATCTGGTCATCGGCGCCGTGCTGGTTCCGGGTGCGGAAGCCCCGAAGGTCGTCACCCGTGAGCTGGTCGGCCGGATGAAGCCGGGCTCCGTCCTGGTGGACGTGGCCATCGACCAGGGCGGCTGCTTCGAGACCTCGAAGCCCACCACCCATGCCGACCCGACCTATGTGGTGGATGGCGTCATCCACTACTGCGTCGCCAACATGCCGGGTGCGGTGGCCCGCACCAGCACCTTCGCCCTGAACAACGCCACGGCACCCTTCGTGCTGGCGCTGGCGGACAAGGGCTGGAGCCAAGCGCTGGCCGACGACGTGCATCTCCGCAACGGGCTGAACGTCTTCAAGGGCAAGCTGACCCACCCCGGCATCGCCCATCTGGGCCAGGTCGTGGCGCCGGAGACGGTGCTGGGCTGA
- a CDS encoding PRC-barrel domain-containing protein — MRKNLIAAVSSIGLLVTGAAYAQEASPTAPPAAGQSEPAITQPGMTEPSATQDMAGTASVDATSADNLLGRTVVGSDGEELGEVEDVILNASTGDVEQLVISSGGILGIGGKSIAVDFADATFDQEQEQVRLSNLTSAQVEEMPDFEYQDSTVSLGRGNADSVGGTQTEPMEAAPAEKPEQGQ, encoded by the coding sequence ATGCGCAAGAACCTGATTGCTGCCGTGTCTTCCATCGGCCTGCTGGTGACCGGCGCTGCCTATGCCCAGGAGGCCTCCCCCACCGCGCCGCCCGCCGCCGGGCAGAGCGAGCCGGCGATCACCCAGCCGGGCATGACCGAGCCGAGCGCCACGCAGGATATGGCTGGCACCGCATCGGTCGATGCCACCTCGGCCGATAACCTGCTGGGTCGTACTGTCGTCGGCTCCGATGGTGAGGAGCTGGGCGAGGTTGAAGATGTGATCCTGAACGCCAGCACGGGCGATGTGGAGCAGCTGGTGATTTCCAGCGGCGGCATACTCGGCATCGGCGGGAAGAGCATCGCCGTGGACTTCGCCGACGCCACTTTCGATCAGGAGCAGGAGCAGGTGCGCCTGTCGAACCTGACCTCCGCCCAGGTCGAGGAGATGCCTGACTTCGAGTATCAGGACAGCACCGTTTCCCTGGGCCGCGGCAATGCCGACTCGGTCGGCGGCACGCAGACCGAGCCCATGGAGGCCGCTCCGGCGGAGAAGCCGGAACAGGGTCAGTAA
- a CDS encoding erythromycin esterase family protein, with the protein MRYGDVGKNPEITRLIGAAAEPLPPIGDDGFGGMFDRLAEARIVLMGEATHGTSEFYRARAAITRRLVEHHGFNIVAVEADWPDAARIDRHIRGRPIPTGDGEPPFQRFPTWMWRNREVEAFVAWLREHNERVNDPDRKVGFYGLDLYSLGGSIRAVLDYLDRVDPEAAAEARRRYGCLTPFQEEPQGYGAAALSFGTPFCEKEVLKVLQELMSRRMEYLRADGEEFLDAEANARLVADAERYYRAMYRSGYESWNLRDTHMVDTLEAVLRARGPDAKAVVWAHNSHCGDATATEMGDMGEVNVGSLCRDRFDDAVRIIGFGTDRGIVAAADDWDEPVQFKRIVPARSDSYEALCRDTGIPSFLLDLEKKDNSEVIDALMERRLERAIGVIYRPETERTSHYFGAELPSQFDHYLWFAETKAVTPLGEEPDHGPSETWPFGV; encoded by the coding sequence ATGCGGTACGGCGATGTGGGGAAGAACCCGGAGATCACCCGGCTGATCGGGGCCGCGGCCGAACCGCTGCCGCCCATCGGGGATGACGGGTTCGGCGGGATGTTCGACCGGCTGGCGGAGGCGCGGATCGTGCTGATGGGGGAAGCCACCCACGGCACCTCCGAATTCTACCGCGCCCGCGCCGCGATCACCCGGAGGCTGGTGGAGCATCACGGCTTCAACATCGTGGCGGTGGAGGCCGACTGGCCGGACGCCGCCCGGATCGACCGCCACATACGCGGCCGCCCCATCCCGACCGGCGACGGGGAGCCGCCCTTCCAGCGCTTTCCAACCTGGATGTGGCGGAACCGGGAGGTGGAGGCGTTCGTCGCTTGGCTGCGCGAACATAATGAGCGGGTCAACGATCCCGACCGGAAAGTGGGGTTCTACGGGCTGGACCTCTACAGCCTGGGCGGCTCAATCCGTGCCGTGCTGGACTATCTGGACCGTGTGGACCCGGAGGCGGCGGCGGAGGCGCGGCGGCGTTACGGCTGCCTGACGCCTTTCCAGGAGGAGCCGCAGGGGTACGGCGCCGCCGCCCTCTCCTTCGGCACGCCCTTCTGTGAGAAGGAGGTGCTGAAGGTTCTGCAGGAGCTGATGTCCCGCCGCATGGAATATCTGCGCGCCGACGGGGAGGAGTTCCTGGATGCCGAGGCCAATGCCCGGCTGGTGGCCGATGCCGAGCGCTATTACCGGGCCATGTACCGCTCCGGCTATGAAAGCTGGAACCTGCGCGACACCCATATGGTGGACACGCTGGAGGCGGTGCTGCGCGCCCGCGGGCCGGATGCCAAGGCCGTGGTCTGGGCCCACAACTCCCATTGCGGCGATGCCACCGCCACCGAGATGGGCGACATGGGCGAGGTGAATGTGGGCAGCCTGTGCCGCGACCGCTTCGACGATGCGGTGCGCATCATCGGCTTCGGCACCGACCGCGGCATCGTGGCCGCGGCGGACGACTGGGACGAGCCGGTGCAGTTCAAGCGGATCGTCCCCGCCCGCTCCGACAGCTACGAGGCGTTGTGCCGCGATACCGGCATCCCCAGCTTCCTGCTGGATCTGGAGAAGAAGGACAATTCGGAAGTCATCGACGCGCTGATGGAGCGGCGGCTGGAACGGGCCATCGGCGTGATCTACCGGCCGGAGACGGAGCGGACCAGCCATTATTTCGGCGCCGAGCTGCCGAGCCAGTTCGACCATTACCTCTGGTTCGCCGAAACAAAGGCCGTGACGCCCCTGGGCGAGGAGCCGGACCACGGCCCCTCGGAAACCTGGCCGTTCGGGGTTTGA
- the ppdK gene encoding pyruvate, phosphate dikinase, which translates to MNKWVYSFGEGKAEGRADMKNLLGGKGANLAEMSNLGLPVPPGFTITTEVCTYFYDNGKSYPGELDGQVREALETIERIVGMRFGDPENPLLVSVRSGARASMPGMMDTVLNLGLNDVTVQGLARRSGDPRFAYDSYRRFIQMFGNVVLGVDHHHFEEVLEQVKRDRGFDLDTELKAADWQVVITGYKEVVEKELGKPFPQEPAEQLWGAIGAVFGSWMNQRAITYRRLHDIPAAWGTAVNVQAMVFGNMGDDCATGVAFTRNPSTGENRFYGEYLINAQGEDVVAGIRTPQHLTIAGKEENGSTLPAMEESMPEVYQQLAAVRERLETHYRDMQDIEFTVQQGKLYMLQTRTGKRTAAAALKIAVDMAQEGLIDQKTGVLRVEPKSLDQLLHPTLDPKARKQIIAKGLPASPGAASGKVVFSADEAERLSELGEAVILCRIETSPEDIHGMHAARGILTTRGGMTSHAAVVARGMGRACVAGAGELRIDYKTGVMSVRDVQIRVGDTVTIDGSTGEVMLGEVPTIQPELTGDFATLMGWADTYRRMKVRTNAETPLDSRTARKFGAEGIGLCRTEHMFFDAERIVAVREMILADSEGGRRAALAKIAPMQRNDFVELFKIMKGLPVTIRLLDPPLHEFLPNSEEEMREVAEGAGTDLAKVQHRAVQLHEANPMLGHRGCRLGISYPEIYEMQARSIFEAAVEVFKETGETVIPEIMIPLVGTKKELDILKAVIDRVGAEVMQSSGRKIDYLVGTMIELPRAALQAAKIAETAQFFSFGTNDLTQTTFGISRDDAGAFLPDYQRAGILEHDPFVTLDTEGVGELVSIAAERGRKTRADIKLGICGEHGGDPSSIYFCEKVGLDYVSCSPYRVPIARLAAAQAAILGEQAASEA; encoded by the coding sequence ATGAACAAGTGGGTCTACAGCTTCGGTGAGGGCAAGGCCGAAGGCCGGGCCGACATGAAGAACCTGTTGGGCGGCAAGGGCGCCAATCTGGCGGAGATGAGCAATCTCGGCCTGCCCGTGCCTCCGGGTTTCACGATCACGACCGAGGTCTGCACCTACTTCTATGACAATGGGAAGTCCTATCCGGGCGAGCTGGACGGGCAGGTGCGCGAGGCGCTGGAGACGATCGAGCGGATCGTCGGCATGCGCTTCGGCGACCCGGAGAACCCGCTGCTGGTCTCCGTCCGCTCCGGCGCCCGCGCCTCCATGCCGGGCATGATGGACACCGTCCTGAATCTGGGCCTGAACGACGTCACCGTGCAGGGGCTCGCCCGGCGTTCCGGCGACCCGCGCTTCGCCTATGACAGCTACCGCCGCTTCATCCAGATGTTCGGCAACGTCGTGCTGGGCGTCGACCACCACCATTTCGAAGAGGTGCTGGAGCAGGTGAAGCGCGACCGCGGCTTCGACCTGGATACCGAGCTGAAAGCCGCCGACTGGCAGGTCGTCATCACCGGCTACAAGGAGGTGGTGGAGAAGGAGCTGGGCAAGCCCTTCCCGCAGGAGCCGGCGGAGCAGCTCTGGGGCGCCATCGGCGCCGTGTTCGGCTCCTGGATGAACCAGCGCGCCATCACCTACCGCCGCCTGCACGACATCCCGGCCGCCTGGGGCACCGCCGTGAACGTCCAGGCCATGGTGTTCGGCAACATGGGCGACGACTGCGCCACCGGCGTCGCCTTCACCCGCAACCCGTCCACGGGTGAGAACCGCTTCTATGGCGAGTACCTCATCAACGCCCAGGGCGAGGACGTGGTGGCCGGCATCCGCACGCCGCAGCACCTGACCATCGCCGGCAAGGAGGAGAACGGCTCCACCCTCCCGGCCATGGAGGAGAGCATGCCGGAGGTGTACCAGCAGCTCGCCGCCGTGCGCGAGCGGCTGGAGACGCACTACCGCGACATGCAGGACATCGAGTTCACGGTGCAGCAGGGCAAGCTCTACATGCTGCAGACGCGCACCGGCAAGCGCACTGCCGCCGCCGCGCTGAAGATCGCCGTGGACATGGCGCAGGAAGGGCTGATCGACCAGAAGACCGGCGTGCTGCGGGTGGAGCCGAAGTCGCTCGACCAGCTCCTGCACCCCACGCTCGACCCCAAGGCCCGCAAGCAGATCATCGCCAAGGGCCTGCCGGCCAGCCCGGGTGCCGCCAGCGGCAAGGTGGTCTTCTCCGCCGACGAGGCCGAGCGCCTGTCGGAGCTGGGCGAGGCGGTGATCCTCTGCCGCATCGAGACCTCGCCGGAGGACATCCACGGCATGCATGCCGCCCGCGGCATCCTGACCACCCGCGGCGGCATGACCAGCCACGCGGCCGTGGTGGCCCGCGGCATGGGCCGCGCCTGCGTCGCCGGTGCGGGTGAGCTGCGCATCGACTACAAGACCGGCGTCATGTCCGTGCGCGACGTGCAGATCCGGGTCGGCGACACGGTCACCATCGACGGCTCCACCGGCGAGGTGATGCTGGGCGAGGTGCCGACGATCCAGCCGGAGCTGACCGGCGACTTCGCCACCCTGATGGGCTGGGCCGACACCTACCGTCGCATGAAGGTGCGCACCAATGCGGAAACGCCGCTGGACAGCCGCACCGCCCGCAAGTTCGGGGCGGAGGGCATCGGCCTCTGCCGCACCGAGCACATGTTCTTCGACGCCGAGCGCATTGTCGCCGTGCGGGAGATGATCCTGGCCGACAGCGAGGGCGGCCGCCGCGCCGCCCTGGCGAAGATCGCGCCGATGCAGCGGAACGACTTTGTCGAGCTGTTCAAGATCATGAAGGGCCTGCCGGTCACCATCCGCCTTCTGGACCCGCCGCTGCACGAGTTCCTGCCCAACAGCGAGGAGGAGATGCGGGAAGTGGCGGAGGGCGCCGGCACCGACCTCGCCAAGGTGCAGCACCGGGCGGTGCAGTTGCATGAGGCGAACCCCATGCTCGGCCACCGCGGCTGCCGCCTCGGCATCTCCTATCCGGAGATCTACGAGATGCAGGCCCGCTCCATCTTCGAGGCGGCGGTGGAGGTCTTCAAGGAGACGGGCGAGACCGTGATCCCCGAGATCATGATCCCGCTGGTCGGCACCAAGAAGGAGCTGGACATCCTCAAGGCCGTGATCGACCGCGTCGGGGCCGAGGTGATGCAGTCTTCCGGCCGCAAGATCGACTATCTGGTCGGCACCATGATCGAGCTGCCGCGCGCCGCCCTCCAGGCCGCCAAGATCGCGGAAACGGCGCAGTTCTTCAGCTTCGGCACCAACGACCTGACCCAGACCACCTTCGGCATCAGCCGCGACGATGCCGGCGCCTTCCTGCCCGACTATCAGCGGGCCGGCATCCTGGAGCACGACCCGTTCGTGACCCTGGACACCGAGGGTGTGGGCGAACTGGTCAGCATCGCCGCGGAGCGTGGGCGCAAGACCCGCGCCGACATCAAGCTCGGCATCTGCGGCGAGCATGGCGGCGACCCGTCCTCCATCTACTTCTGTGAGAAGGTGGGGCTGGACTACGTCTCCTGCTCCCCCTACCGCGTGCCGATCGCCCGGCTGGCCGCCGCCCAGGCCGCCATCCTGGGCGAGCAGGCGGCCAGCGAGGCGTAA
- a CDS encoding Lrp/AsnC family transcriptional regulator: MDFDAVDRRILLAIQADGRVSVADLAERVGLSASACHRRLKRLEDEGVVEGYVALLNPCAMGLGTSVFVSITLDRQQEQDLALFEAKVRECPEVMDCYLMAGDADYLLRVVVADGADYERLHTQVLTRLPGVARVRSSFTLRTVAKRTALPT, translated from the coding sequence ATGGACTTCGACGCCGTGGATCGTAGGATTCTGCTGGCGATCCAGGCGGATGGGCGGGTCAGCGTGGCCGACCTTGCGGAGCGGGTAGGCCTGTCCGCCTCCGCCTGCCATCGGCGGCTGAAACGGCTGGAGGATGAGGGGGTGGTGGAGGGCTATGTGGCCCTGCTGAATCCCTGCGCCATGGGCCTCGGCACCTCAGTCTTCGTCTCCATCACCCTGGACCGCCAGCAGGAGCAGGACCTCGCCCTGTTCGAGGCCAAGGTGCGGGAATGCCCGGAGGTGATGGACTGCTATCTGATGGCCGGCGACGCTGACTATCTGCTGCGCGTCGTGGTGGCCGACGGGGCGGATTACGAACGGCTGCACACACAGGTGCTGACCCGGCTGCCCGGCGTCGCCCGCGTCCGCTCCAGCTTCACCCTGCGCACCGTCGCCAAGCGCACGGCGCTACCCACCTGA
- a CDS encoding nucleotidyltransferase family protein: MTVPVSTLILAGSRGPDDPMAVAAGVSHKAFIPVGGVPMICRVVRALLACPVAGTLLVSIERPELVEGDAELGPLAASGRLRVLPAAGSPARSVAAALEQAGTPLLVTTADHALLRPEWVTHFWTHVPEEADVAAGLARKEVIERDVPGTQRTYLRFADGSFSGCNLFAFRTPAALDVVRTWQKVEQDRKNPLKLVAMLGPVAVARFAMGALTLPDALKRLGEISGAKGAVVEMPFGMAAVDVDKPADLELAERLAAAAS; this comes from the coding sequence GTGACCGTGCCCGTTTCCACCTTGATCCTGGCCGGTTCCCGCGGGCCGGACGATCCCATGGCGGTGGCTGCCGGCGTCAGCCACAAGGCCTTTATCCCTGTGGGCGGCGTGCCCATGATCTGCCGCGTGGTCCGCGCCCTGCTGGCCTGCCCGGTGGCGGGCACGTTGCTGGTCTCCATCGAGCGGCCGGAGCTGGTGGAGGGAGATGCGGAGTTGGGCCCGCTCGCAGCCTCCGGCCGTCTGCGCGTGCTGCCCGCCGCCGGCAGCCCGGCCCGCTCCGTCGCCGCGGCACTGGAGCAGGCAGGCACGCCGCTGCTGGTCACGACCGCCGACCACGCCCTGCTGCGTCCGGAATGGGTCACGCATTTCTGGACCCATGTGCCGGAAGAGGCCGATGTCGCCGCCGGCCTTGCCCGGAAAGAGGTGATCGAGCGGGACGTGCCCGGCACCCAGCGCACCTATCTGCGATTCGCCGATGGCAGCTTCTCCGGCTGCAACCTCTTCGCCTTCCGCACGCCGGCGGCGCTGGACGTGGTGCGGACCTGGCAGAAGGTGGAGCAGGACCGCAAGAACCCTCTGAAGCTGGTCGCCATGCTGGGGCCGGTGGCGGTCGCCAGATTCGCCATGGGCGCGCTCACTCTGCCGGACGCGCTGAAACGGCTGGGGGAGATCAGCGGGGCCAAGGGGGCGGTGGTGGAAATGCCCTTCGGCATGGCCGCCGTGGATGTGGACAAGCCCGCCGATCTGGAACTGGCGGAGCGGCTGGCGGCGGCGGCTTCGTAG